One window of Nostoc sp. C052 genomic DNA carries:
- the ndk gene encoding nucleoside-diphosphate kinase: MERTFLAIKPDGVQRGLVGEIIRRFETKGFTLVGLKFLKVSRELAEQHYGVHRERPFFGGLVEFITSSPVVAMVWEGDGVIASARKIIGATNPLTAEPGTIRGDFGLNIGRNLIHGSDAPETAQQEIALWFKDEELVSWQPHLTPWLHE, from the coding sequence TTGGAACGTACATTTTTAGCAATTAAGCCTGATGGAGTACAGCGGGGATTAGTGGGGGAAATTATCCGTCGCTTTGAAACCAAAGGTTTTACCCTAGTTGGTTTAAAGTTCCTGAAAGTCAGTCGGGAATTAGCTGAACAACACTATGGTGTCCACCGAGAACGTCCCTTTTTTGGTGGTCTAGTGGAATTTATCACTTCTAGCCCAGTAGTGGCGATGGTATGGGAAGGTGATGGCGTTATTGCATCTGCCAGAAAGATTATTGGTGCGACAAACCCCTTAACAGCAGAGCCGGGAACCATTCGCGGCGATTTTGGACTGAATATTGGTCGTAACTTAATCCACGGCTCTGATGCTCCAGAAACCGCCCAACAGGAAATCGCTCTATGGTTTAAGGATGAAGAATTGGTAAGTTGGCAACCACACTTAACGCCTTGGTTGCACGAGTGA